In Oryzias melastigma strain HK-1 linkage group LG18, ASM292280v2, whole genome shotgun sequence, one DNA window encodes the following:
- the LOC112155963 gene encoding uncharacterized protein DDB_G0292642, with the protein MSSMEKSYNLHDKTLRFVDREDEMDFLYEEFASPRAEMSCGHAVTPMSLTNWCRRLLEEGKSKFVCGQPNCNKEWPYVEVRKMALLTPEEREYFESTMAQNAARDYFNSKTCPGCKFSVTRKNESNLSVRCQICTERKGKPYEFCWQCLKEWKGPQPRSDRCDNDGCINEALKTLRTCPEIVFESVKNVRGCPSIRACPTCGSLLEHTSKYCKNLVCPRCRVEFCFVCLKLTFQCLGTSTHYIPCSDGVAPRQTSIPVWHQNSSQDSVSLDSE; encoded by the exons ATGAGCTCCATGGAGAAAAGCTACAACCTCCACGACAAGACGCTCAGATTCGTGGACAGAGAGGATGAGATGGATT ttctttatgAGGAATTCGCGTCTCCCAGAGCAGAGATGTCCTGCGGTCACGCGGTCACTCCTATGTCTCTCACTAACTGGTGCCGCAGGTTGTTGGAAGAG gGTAAAAGTAAGTTTGTTTGTGGTCAGCCCAACTGTAATAAGGAGTGGCCGTATGTGGAAGTTCGTAAAATGGCTCTACTGACCCCAGAGGAAAGAGAATACTTTGAAAGCACAATGGCTCAAAATGCAGCCAGAGACTAtttcaactccaaaaca TGTCCTGGATGTAAATTCTCTGTGACGAGGAAAAATGAGTCCAACCTGAGTGTGCGTTGCCAGATTTGCACAGAAAGGAAAGGAAAACCGTATGAGTTCTGCTGGCAGTGTCTGAAAGAGTGGAAGGGTCCACAGCCACGCTCAGACCGCTGTGATAATGACGGCTGCATCAACGAGGCTCTGAAAACTCTGAGGACCTGCCCAGAAATCGTCTTTGAATCAGTTAAAAACGTCCGGGGGTGTCCTTCCATCAGAGCCTGTCCCACCTGTGGATCTCTGCTGGAACACACCTCGAAATACTGTAAAAATCTTGTCTGTCCTCGATGCAGAGTGGAGTTCTGCTTTGTGTGTCTTAAACTCACATTTCAGTGTTTGGGAACAAGCACTCATTATATACCGTGCTCAGATGGTGTCGCTCCCAGACAAACCTCCATCCCTGTGTGGCATCAGAACTCAAGTCAGGACTCTGTATCTTTGGATTCTGAATAG
- the LOC118600032 gene encoding ubiquitin carboxyl-terminal hydrolase 26-like — translation MRRRLFYSLLALSFYCCFKVWCVLMGRSKKNRKWQITDKSDSINHRYHGLKNQGATCYLNSVLQVLFMTKDFREAVSSSSEPGSINPHLTSLFGDLQKNSANTQAITRHLGITRVQEQQDAAECLEKILLHTSSKASQIFKGELTHRNTCCTCSRDSEDSRQFWSLPLTLVDPEKDDYSVV, via the exons ATGAGACGGAGATTGTTTTACAGCCTTTTAGCTTTAAGCTTctattgttgttttaaagtttggtgTGTTCTGATGGGGCGTagtaaaaagaacagaaaatggCAAATTACTGATAAATCAGATTCTATTAACCACAGATATCATGGCTTAAAGAATCAGGGAGCAACCTGCTACCTGAACAGTGTTCTGCAGGTTCTGTTCATGACCAAAGACTTCAGAGAAGCCGTCAGCAG TTCCTCTGAGCCTGGGTCTATTAATCCTCATCTCACCTCCTTGTTTGGAGATTTACAAAAGAATTCAGCAAACACCCAAGCCATCACAAGACATCTGGGCATTACCCGAG TTCAAGAACAACAGGATGCTGCTGAATGTCTGGAGAAGATTTTACTCCACACCAGTTCCAAAGCATCACAG ATATTCAAAGGAGAGCTGACTCACAGGAACACCTGCTGCACATGCAGTAGAGACTCAGAGGACAGCAGGCAGTTCTGGAGTCTACCCCTCACTCTGGTGGATCCAGAAAAAGACGACTATTCTGTGGTTTGA
- the LOC118600033 gene encoding ubiquitin carboxyl-terminal hydrolase 5-like — MQYVKLKCTVQIPLILQIPHHEDQSQGYELYALVDHSGELRHGHYTATIKAQDDNRWYNFNDSSVTTHQHQQNIQEYGR, encoded by the exons ATGCAGTATGTGAAACTCAAATGCACAGTACAGATTCCTCTTATCCTGCAGATACCTCACCATGAAGATCAG AGTCAGGGGTACGAGCTGTACGCTTTGGTGGATCACTCTGGAGAGCTGAGACATGGACATTACACCGCAACCATCAAGGCCCAGGACGACAACAGATGGTACAACTTCAATGACAGTTCAGTCACAACG CATCAACACCAACAAAACATACAGGAATACGGAAGGTGA
- the LOC112155965 gene encoding probable E3 ubiquitin-protein ligase ARI8, with product MSSMEKSYNLHDQTLRFVDREDEMDFLYEEFASPRAEMSCGHAVTPMSLTNWCRRLLEEGKSKFVCGQPNCNKEWPYVEVRKMALLTPEEREYFESTMAKNAAREYFNSKTCPGCKFSVRRKNESNLSVRCQICTERKGKAYEFCWQCLKEWKGPQPRSDRCDNDGCINEPLKALKTCPEIVFESIKDVRGCPSIRACPTCGSLLEHTSKKCKNLVCPRCRVEFCFVCLKLTFQCLRTSRHYIPCSDGVAPRQTSIPVWHQNT from the exons ATGAGCTCCATGGAGAAAAGCTACAACCTCCACGACCAGACGCTCAGATTCGTGGACAGAGAGGATGAGATGGATT ttctttatgAGGAATTCGCGTCTCCCAGAGCAGAGATGTCCTGCGGTCACGCCGTCACTCCTATGTCTCTCACTAACTGGTGCCGCAGGTTGTTGGAAGAG gGTAAAAGTAAGTTTGTTTGCGGTCAGCCCAACTGTAATAAGGAGTGGCCGTATGTGGAAGTTCGTAAAATGGCTCTACTGACCCCAGAGGAAAGAGAATACTTTGAAAGCACAATGGCTAAAAATGCAGCCAGAGAATAtttcaactccaaaaca TGTCCTGGATGTAAATTCTCTGTGAGGAGGAAAAATGAGTCCAACCTGAGTGTGCGTTGCCAGATTTGCACAGAAAGGAAAGGAAAGGCGTACGAGTTCTGCTGGCAGTGTCTGAAAGAGTGGAAGGGTCCACAGCCACGCTCAGACCGCTGTGATAATGACGGCTGCATCAACGAGCCTCTGAAAGCTCTGAAGACCTGCCCAGAAATCGTCTTTGAATCAATTAAAGACGTCCGGGGGTGTCCTTCCATCAGAGCCTGTCCCACCTGTGGATCTCTGCTGGAACACACCTcgaaaaagtgtaaaaatcttGTCTGTCCTCGATGCAGAGTGGAGTTCTGCTTTGTGTGTCTTAAACTCACATTTCAGTGTTTGAGAACAAGCCGTCATTATATACCGTGCTCAGATGGTGTCGCTCCCAGACAAACCTCCATCCCTGTGTGGCATCAGAACACATAG